The Microtus pennsylvanicus isolate mMicPen1 chromosome 5, mMicPen1.hap1, whole genome shotgun sequence DNA segment ATGTTTCGACCAGCCAAtcacttctctgtgtctgtggaccCTCCCTGCGAATCTGAGCAACGCACCCTTGTAGATATCCCATTGGTCGTGGCAGACGCCCGTCCGCTGCTAAGCCCGCCCCAATACGGAAGCGGTGGGGTCCCAGCGATCTGACGGCGGGTGGGTCGGAACCATGGGGGAGCCCTGGGCGGCTCGGGGCGCAGAAGGAGCGCCCACGCAACTGCCGCTGGTGCTCACCGCGCTGTGGGCCGTCGCCGTGGTCTTGGAGCTGGCCTATGTGATGGTGCTGGGGCCCGGGCCGCCTCCGCTGGGACCCCTGGCCCGGGCCTTGCAACTGGCGCTGGCTGCTTATCAGCTTCTTAACCTGCTGGGCAACGTGGGACTCTTCCTGCGCTCCGATCCTAGCATTCGGGGCGTGATGCTGGCTGGCCGCGGCCTGGGCCAGGGCTGGGCGTGAGTGTCGGGCACGGGGGTCTTCGGGCGGAAGGGGGTTCGGAGGGTCAAGGTGAGTGGGGGCGCTGGGACCAAGAGAGGCCCCAGAACTTGAGTTGTCAGAAACCAGATGACATTAGCATTCGGGTTGTTAGAGCCAAAGAATTCCTTTAGAACCTGGCATCCGCTACTTATTCATTTAGATGCTGAGCGGGCACTGTTCCGGAGACTCAAGTAAAAACAGATGTCCGACCTCCTGGAGTTGATTTCAGTTGCGGAAGGGTCAGATACTAAATAATAAGCCCAATAAATAAGCAAATTGTGTAAAAGTGATGGTAAAAGATGATGTGAAAAAACAGATCATGCTAAAAAAGGCGAGGAGCGCAAGTGtcagttgtttttgttatttttgtctgtatttatGATGTGTGCCCAAGTCCAGTCTTGGGTGCTACggcgcacatgtggaggtcagaggacaacttttgggagttctGTCCTTCCATTTGGGTTCTGGAGGCTGAATGGGTCATCAGGCCTTGCAGCAAATGCcgttaactactgaaccatctccccagcccagagtTTCAGTTCTAAATACATGGTCAGTTTTCAGCACAAGATCTTTAGGTGATGGATTTGTTAATTAGCTCGATTTAGTTAACTCGCATTTTACTAAAAATCCAGAGCATATGCAAATATGTTAAGACTAACTCATCATTtgcaagtaaaaacaaaaatataaaagtagccggatggtggtggcgcacacctttaatctcagcacttgggaggcagaggcaggtagatctctgtcagttcgaggccagcctggtctacaagagctagttccaggacaggcttcaaagctacagagaaaccctgtctcgaaaaaccaaaaaaaaaaaaaaaagaaaaagaaagtaaataaagtgGTCAAGGGGGACCTCATTGAGGCATTTGCGCTACGAGGTAGAAGAGTTAGCCACTTGGGAAATTTTGAACTGGTtcctgggaggaggaaacagacCGCCAAAGGGCAGAAGCCTCTGTCTGTCAGAATATTCcagagtggagagaggaaaagagttgTTAGTGGCAGAAGCACTTCCAAGTctttgaaaactttatttttcagtGGGTATGCCTCCTCAGACTTGCAGTGCTGGAGGTCATGGTGCCTGGCAAGGCTGTTCCTGCTTCCCCAACATGGCCACTGGGGCTGAGGTTGGGCGTGGTCTGGGGCACTGAGAGCTGTTGGGGGCACTAACCAACCTGTggttcttccccctcccccatctctgcaGTTACTGTTACCAGTGTCAAAGTCAGGTGCCACCACGTAGTGGGCACTGCTCTGCCTGCCGTGTGTGCATCCTTCGTCGTGACCACCACTGCCGCCTACTGGGCCGCTGCGTGGGCTTCCATAACTACCGGCCCTTCCTGTGCCTGCTGCTTCACACTGCTGGTGTCCTGCTCCACGTGTCGGTGCTGCTAAGCCCTGCCCTGTCAGCCCTGCTGCGGGCCCACTCAGCTGTCTACACGGTGGCGCTCCTGCTGTTGCCCTGGCTCATGCTACTCACAGGTGGGGAGCTTTCTGAACCTTGCAGCAGCCAGAGACCCTTGCACTGTGCTGGGGACCAAGGTCCCTTTCCATTGGAAGTGGGGTGTCCAGCTGGTTCTCTTGGGCAATGCTCTGGGGACCCAGCCCTAGTGTCATTTAGGGAGAGAGGGAAGCCTCATACCTAACTGAGTGTGAAGAACTGTGCtttaggcagtggtggtggcttatacttttaatcccagcatatgggaggtagaggcaggcggatttctgggagttcaaggccagcctggtctacagagtgagtgccagcatggctccaaagctacagagaaaccctgtctcataaaattgaaaaacaaaaacaaaaaacaaaaccctgtgcTTTACATGGGGCTCCAAGACAAGAACAGAGTTCTTCCTGCAGAGTCAAGGATCCCAGAGCTTGCTACAGAGGAGGAAAGGCTAGTATGAGAGCCCGTTGGGTGTTGAATGCTAGAAGGTTATTTTAGGGGAGATGAACCTAAGTCCTCTGTCCCAGATACCCCAGTCTCTGGAAGCCACTGAGGTGCTCACATTGGTCTCTTTACAAGCTCTTCCATACATTTCTCCATGGTGATGTGTCTTCCGGGGCTAGGTGTTTCTCTGCAGCCATCATAGCCGACTTCACTGTTCCCTGTCACTGACTTGGGCTCTGGGCCTGTCAGTCCTGGGATCTGTTGAAACTGAAAGCACCAAAGCTGTCAGCAATCCTGTTCATGCCTAGATGACTTACTTTGCCTGcgctccctctgtccctccctacACAGTCTtgctatgaagcccaggctggctttggactcaccATCCTCTTCCTCAGCTTCCAAGTACTGAGGTTGTAGGCATGTGCTCACTCTTGGCTCCCATTTCTAGGCCTCCATCTGTGTTTCACTTCGCCAACTCTCACATCCACAcctactttgtttgtttgttggttggttggttttttgtttgtttgtttgttttttgagacagggttctctgtagctttggaacctgtcatggaactcactgtgtagaccaggctgacctcaaactcacagacatccacctgcctctgcctcctgagtgctgggattaaaggcgtgcaccaccacacgcTGGCACACCTACTTCTTGTTAGAACCCAGAATGTTTCATCTCCGTTAGCCatccctttttgttttatttaatttttttctttttttttatgtgtttttcctgcttgtatgtctgtgtgaaggtgctgGATCcttgagttatagacagttgtgagctgccatgtggtgctgggaattgaatacgggtcctttggaagagcagtcagtgcttttaaccactgagccatctctccagcccccccatccTTTCTGGGCCCTCCACCTTCTGTCCTTTCTGCTTGGTTGTTACCTTCCTATTCATCTTGCCTGTCCCATCTTCACTGCTGCTGTCTTCAGGGGtccttcatttctgtctttatCCTGCCACTCTCTCAAGCATCCTAGCTCATCTTCCTTCCCCTGGCTACTGAAGCAGCCAGATATACATGATGCCGTATGTTCGTGGCTAGGTTCACCTTATTCTCCATTTGAAGCTCAGGTGGCAGGAGCATTGaaagtttgtggccagcctgggttacatataGGGCTGAAGGTGAGTCTGAGCTgtgtatttttgagatttttatctctAAAACAGAGAACAACAATGTTCCTGTGTTCAGCTCTCCCTGGTGGGCTCAAGGACCCACAGTTTTTGAAAGCTGACACCCCACCCCCTTACTAGAGGCCTCTGCTTGTTTTGTCCATTCCTCTTCCTGTGCCCCAGCtttcttcattgtcttttttGGGGTTCCCCTACCTTATATAAACCTGTCCTTATTTTGCAGGTGTGCAGCTGCTTTCTCCCGCCTCCTGCCTCTCCTTGCTCCCACCTGGCTCTGCATGCCCTCCTACAGAGGCCGGAAAACCCAGCTCTCATCTTGCTTTTAGAGGACCCCTCAGGCTCAGGGGCTTCCAGTGCTGCAATCTTGATATGCTTTGCCTTTGGCCTACAGCTCCGACTTCAATATTtccatctcttccctcctttttggT contains these protein-coding regions:
- the Zdhhc24 gene encoding putative palmitoyltransferase ZDHHC24 isoform X2, which produces MGEPWAARGAEGAPTQLPLVLTALWAVAVVLELAYVMVLGPGPPPLGPLARALQLALAAYQLLNLLGNVGLFLRSDPSIRGVMLAGRGLGQGWAYCYQCQSQVPPRSGHCSACRVCILRRDHHCRLLGRCVGFHNYRPFLCLLLHTAGVLLHVSVLLSPALSALLRAHSAVYTVALLLLPWLMLLTGKVSLAQFALAFVVDTCVAGALLCGAGLLFHGMLLLRGQTTWEWARGQHSYDLGTSHNLQAALGPRWALVWFWPFLASPLPGDGITFQTPADVGLVAS
- the Zdhhc24 gene encoding putative palmitoyltransferase ZDHHC24 isoform X1 → MGEPWAARGAEGAPTQLPLVLTALWAVAVVLELAYVMVLGPGPPPLGPLARALQLALAAYQLLNLLGNVGLFLRSDPSIRGVMLAGRGLGQGWAYCYQCQSQVPPRSGHCSACRVCILRRDHHCRLLGRCVGFHNYRPFLCLLLHTAGVLLHVSVLLSPALSALLRAHSAVYTVALLLLPWLMLLTGVQLLSPASCLSLLPPGSACPPTEAGKPSSHLAFRGPLRLRGFQCCNLDMLCLWPTAPTSIFPSLPSFLVFLSPGLHRLCTLSSSSTHSGKSGCSWSSFLQVSTAHTSAGQQDFFINSQIIDSV